The segment GACATTAAACGGTGAGATATACAATGCATTTGACTATAAAGATGAACTGATCAATTGGGGGTATCAATTTAAAAGCACATCAGATACCGAAGTCGTTTTAGCATTGTACCTGAAATACGGGATAGACGGACTTCTTGAGAGATTGAACGGGATGTTTGCGATTGTCATTGCCGACTTATCCAAAAGCATTATGCATATTGCAAGAGACCGTTTTGGCATTAAACCCATGTATTATATATTTAATAATCAATTGTTTGCTTTTTCGTCCGAATTAAAAACTTTCAGATATTTGCCTGGCTTTTCATATCAGATTGAAGAAGATCAGTTGAATGAATACATGCTTTTCAGAAATAATCTCAAAAATACGCTTTTCAAAGATATTCTTGTTTTAAATCCTGGTTTTTACTTATCAGTATCACCTGACAAGCAGCCCGAACTCACATCGTATTTTAAAATAAATCATTTCATCAGAAATTCTAATAGTACATCAAGCCGGGAAGTATACGAAAAAATGCTTGAGATTTGCCTGAGCAAAAGCACAAGAAGACAATTAATCAGCGATGTAAAAGTTGGATGTCAACTTTCAGGTGGGATTGATTCGTCACTGGTGACTTATTATGCAAACAGAAATAGTACCAATACCCAATTTGAAAGTGTATCAATCATCTTTTCAGATCCTTCATTTAATGAGGAACCATTTATTGATCAGGTTTCGAACAACCTGAACGTACCTTCCCATAAGTTTTTACTGGATGCCGACTATTATCTGAAGCATTTTGAAAAAGCCACGTGGCATCTTGAACAACCAATAAATCACCCAAATACAATTGGAATTTATCTTTTATCTCAAAGGGCTAAAGAATATGTGACGGTACTTCTCAGCGGTGAAGGTGCAGATGAAGTATTCGGCGGATACAGAAGATATTATGATATCAGTTATCCATTCCGCAACAAAGTATTTTTTTCAAAATTGAAAAATATTTTGCGCTATCCGCATGAACTTAAGACATATATAGATCCGGCCTACCGTGCCATATTGGCCACTGCATTTATGCCACTAGGTATTGCTGAAAAGCTTAGAAATGACTTTGATTTTAAATCTGCCATAAAGAATCGCGAAGCTTTGTACAAAAAGCTTGATGGTTCTTTATTTGACAAACAGGTTAAATACGAAATGATGTCTTATCTGCCTGATCTTTTAATAAGGCAAGATAAAATGTCAATGGCACATTCAATCGAAAACCGTGTACCTTTTCTCGATAATGAAATGGTAAACTTTGCATTTAATACACCATCGAAATATTTGCTCATCCGGAAAAGTGCAGAAGGCTACAACAATGAAAAATATATGCTTAAAAAAATAGCAGCCCGTATTTTTGATAACAATTTTGCATTCAGAAATAAAATGGGATTTGGTATTCCCGTCAGACAATATTTTAATAATCCGGATTTCAATGAATATCTGAATGATAAGATTTTACCGGGAATTAAAACAAGAGGAATTTTTAATTATTCTGTTGTTTCAGACTGGTTAAAAAAACCCGGCAATATTACCTATCAGCAGCTTGAGTCATTATGGATAGTGGTTGCATTTGAGATTTGGGCATCAATTTATATAGACCAACCCTATGAAAATTGGAATACATTTATCTCCTGATTCATTCAGTGACCGATGGATAGAATACTGTAAATACAAACAGATTGAGTTCAAGATTGTAGATTGTTACAAATCTGACATCATTGAGCAATTATCTGATTGTGATGCATTGATGTGGCATTTCAACCACAAAAGTCCAAAAGCCAGTAAATTTGCAAAACAGCTCATTTATTCGGTGCAGGCCTCGGGTAAAAAAGTATTTCCTGACTTTAACACTACCTGGCATTTTGATGACAAAGTTGGGCAGAAATATCTTCTTGAAGCTATTGGTGCTCCATTGGCCCCTTCATATGTTTTCTATGATGAGAATCAGGCCATTCAATGGTCCTCTGCCACTTCATATCCCAAGGTTTTTAAACTTCGTAACGGTTCCGGATCGGATAATGTCAGACTTGTAAAGAATGCCATCGCAGCTAAGAGATTAATAAAAAAGGCTTTTCGTAAAGGATTTGCGCAATATGAGGCATGGAGCAATCTCAAAGAAAGATTAAGAAAATTCAGGCATGGTAAAACAAGTCTGTGGAACGTAACCAAAGGTGTAATACGCCTTTTCAGAAAAACCGAATATGCAAGAATGACAGAAAAGGAAAAGGGATATGTTTATTTTCAGGATTTCATTGCGGGAAATAATTATGACATCAGGGTAATAGTTATAGGCGATAAGGCTTTTGCCATAAAAAGACTTGTAAGAGAAAATGATTTCAGGGCATCAGGAAGCGGTTACATATTATATGAAAAGGAACATTTTGATGAAAACACAATTCGTTTAGCCTTTGAAATATCAGAAAAGCTTAAATCTCAGTGTATGGCCTATGATTTTGTATTCAGGAATGGATACCCACAACTTGTTGAAATCAGTTATGGGTTCGCAAAGGAAGGCTATGATGCCTGCACCGGATATTGGGACAAAGAACTCAACTGGTATGACAAAAAGGTTACTCCACAGGCATGGATGGTTGATTTAATTGTGAAGTAATGAAAAAAATTTGTCTTATCCTTCCTGATTTACACAAAGGCGGCATGGAAAGAGTTATGGCTGAGCTTGCTTGCTATTTCTATGCCCGCCATAAATCTGAAATATACATTATTCTGCTGTTGAATCATGCAAAAGTATTCTATAAAATTCCGCCTGAAGTAACTATAATCAGGCCTTCCTTTGCTTTTAACAATAATAAAAGAATTATTTCTACTATCCGGACTCTCATTTTTGTTCGAAAAACGGTAAAACAACTGGCACCTGATTCAATACTTTCCTTTGGGGAAACTTATAATTCATTTGTATTAATGAGTTGCCTGTTTACGGGATTTAATGTGTTTGTTTCAGATCGCAGCCGTCCTGATAAAAGCTGGGGTTTTCTGCAGGAAAAACTGAGAAAAATACTTTATCCGGGAGCCAGGGGGATTATTTCGCAAACCACGTTTTCAAGGGATTTTTTAATAAAAGAGACCGGGCATAAGAATATCTTGATAATACCCAATCCGATAACTTACCTGGTTAATCATTCAGGCCCGAAAGAAAATGTAATTCTTAATGTTGGAAGGATCATAAAAAGTAAGCGACTTGATCTTCTGCTGAATATTTTTAGCCGGTGTAATAATGAAAACTGGAAATTATGGATCGTAGGAGAAAATGAAACAGGCCTACAGACAATTTTGTCAGAACAAAGTAAAGAATTGCGTATCTCTGATAAAGTAATATTCTGGGGAAAACAGGAAGACATGAGCAGATTCTACAATATCTCAAAGATATTTGCATTCACATCAGAATCTGAGGGGCTGCCTAATGTTTTACTTGAGGCTATGTCTGCAGGTTTAGCCTGCATAAGTTTTGACTGTATCGCAGGCCCAAGTGATCTTATTCAAAACGGAGAAAATGGTTTTCTTGTGGATTTGTATGATTGCAATGATTATGTTTACAAGCTAAATAAACTAATCAGCGATGATTCATTACAGCAATATTTTTCAACAAACGCAAAAAGCAAATCTCAGGAATTTGATATCAATATTATCGGAGAAAAATATTATAATTTTTTGCAATCATGAAACTCGGCCGATTTGTTTCAAAAAGTTCATTTCACCTTCAAAAAAATGTGATCGGGTTATTAACCCTTATAGATAGTCGGTTATATATGAAGCTGTATAACAAATTACTCAGAAGGCATGGTTTCAAATTAAACGGTTCACCAAGATTTATTGCCAAAAGTGCACGATTTGATGATTTTAACAGAATTACTCTTGGTGAAAGACTTGTTGTTTCAATGAATGTACATTTTCTTACTCATGATTATAGTTATACTACAGCATTAATAGCAGCCGGTAAAAAACCGGCCACGGATATCGGAATATTGCGGGATATTACGATTGGAGACAACGTCTTTATTGGTATGAATTCAATTATTTTGCCCGGAACCAATATTGGCAACAATGTAATTGTCGGAGCCGGTAGTGTGGTTCGCGGTAAAATCCCTGATTTCAGTGTTGTTGCAGGGAATCCTGCAATTGTAATATCCAATATTCTTGATTTTGAAAAGAAGGCAACAGACCGAAAAGACAATGATCTTATTATAGATAAGAAATGAAATACCTAAAGCAGTCATCTCATATAAAACTTTAACACATGAAGATATTAGTTACAGGAGCCGCTGGTTTCATAGGCTCAGCCATTGTGCCTGTATTAAAAGCGAGTGATCATGATATTTATGTCATAGATAATCTCACATTCGGCCGACGCGACATAGTAGACGTATCCGACTCCAACTTTTATGTTGCAGATATAAGAGACGCCCGGCTTATGGATAAAATCTTAGATCAGATTCAGCCTGAAATTATAGTACATCTTGCCGCCATTCATTTTATTCCTTATTGTAATGCTCATCCATACGAATCAGCTGACGTAAATATACGGGGTACGATTAACTTACTAAATGCGTCAAAAAAAGTAAAATCATTAAAAAAGTTCTTATTTGCATCCACCGCAGCGGTATATCCGATCTGTGATGAAGCTGTGAATGAAACTCATGAGCTTTTACCCATGGATATTTATGGTTTATCCAAACTTACAGGTGAACGGCTTTGCACTGAATTTTACCTCGAAACAGGCATTGACACTATTATTTGCCGGTTTTTCAATGCATTCGGCCCCAATGAAACAAACCCTCATTTAATACCCGAAATAGAAAAACAGCTAAGAGAAGGTGCGAGATTAATAAAACTTGGAAATCTCACTCCCAAACGCGATTTTATTCACACTCACGATATGGCTGCGGCGCTTAAGCAGCTTATTAGCTTAAACAATACAGGACTGGGTATATATAATCTGGGAAGAGGAATTGAATATTCTGTTGTAGAAATTGTTGAAGCTTTCAGCCGTCAACTTAATGAAGAAATCAAAATTGAAGTGGATCCGGAGAGAATCCGGAAAATTGAACGCGAGCATCTTTTAGCCGATGTAACAAAGCTAAAAAACACAGGATGGCAACCTTTATTGGGCATTGATGAAGGAATCAGGGATCTGATTCACAACTGGAACTGAAAATAAAATCAAATGAAAAACAAAAGATTAAAAATTGGTATCGTTTTTAACTTCAATCCCATTTGGATGGGGGGAATTATTTATATTATCAATGTAATCCGGATTCTTGATTTTCTAGATGATGATGAAAAACCTGAAATAACATTATTTTACAGGCAAGATCTTAAAACATTTGCAGACCAGATTAAATACCCTTATTTAAAAAAAATCGAATGGAAGTTTCCTTCAATTATTAACGGATATTTAAAATCGTGGCTGTTTCACAAAAATTTTTTCATTGAGGATATCCTAAACCAATATAGTCTGGATGCCTTATATCCGCTTCATGATTTTCCTGTCAGATCAGATGGGAAAGTTAAGTTAGTGAGCTGGTATGCAGATTTACAGCACATTTATTATCCTAATTTCTTCTCAAAAAGGAAAATTGTAGAGCGGACATTAAGGATCAAATTTATTTTGAAAAACACTAATGACCTGGTAGTTTCAAGCCAGGCTGTAGCTGATGATTTTAAGCGATTTTTCAAAATAAGGAAGAATATGAATATTCATATATTCCATTTTGTTTCGGTACTTGAAAACATTGAAAACCTGGACATCGATACGCTAAGGTCTAAATATAAACTGCCGGAAAAATTCTTTCTTGTATCGAATCAATTTCACAAACACAAAAATCATATTATTTTACTTAAATCCCTTATAAGGCTTAAACAGACAAATTCAGACATTCATATTGCACTGACCGGCCGTTTCCCTGCAGCAACATATTCGCCTTATATGCAGGAATTGCATTCACTGATTAAAGAAAACAGGTTGGAGGATCAGATCAGCTTTCTGGGTATCATTCCGAGAAATGAACAGTTGTTTTTGATGAAACATTCACAAGCTGTCATTCAGCCGAGTTTATTTGAAGGCTGGAGTACAGTAATTGAAGATGCAATATCACTGCAGGTACCGATAATTGCGTCTTCATTGAAAGTTAATCAGGAACAATTAGGTTCAACCGGCATATATTTTGATCCCCATGATGAAGAACAATTGGCGGATATCATTGCCAATTTTCCTATAAGAAATTTAAGCGACAGGTTTTATGAGGAATATAATACAAGGATTAAAAGTGCAGCAAAAGTCTTTTTGAAAATTTTAGGTGTTTAATCTCCAAATGCTCTCAAGATTGAACAAGATTTTAATAATCAATCAGAATTCAGGATATTTAATGATAGATCTTGCCAATTCCCTGGCAGAAAAGAATTTTGATGTTTCTCTTTTAACCGGAAGGTTAATAGTCAGAAATACCAAATTACATAACAGTATCAAGTTACGAAAAATACTTTCATATAACCGTAACACTACTTTTAGCAGGATTATAAGCTGGATGATAGCTTTCATACAGATAACCTGGAGTGTTAAAATTCATTACAGGCAGCATTTTATTATAATTGTCAGCAATCCGCCTCTTAATGCATTCCTTCCAATCTTCGTCAAAAACAGATTTTCATACCTTGTTTTTGATTTATATCCTCAAATACTTGTAAAAAAAGGAATACTCAGAAACGAGTCGTTTGTGAACAGATTCTGGATGAAAACCAATCTGAAAGTTTTTAGGCAGGCTGATGAAATTTTTGCTATAACTGAAAGTATGGCAGAAGCCATTCAACCATACTGTAATAATAAGAATATTCAGGTAGTGCCATTATGGGGCCACAATAATTTTTTCAATGTTCCGGATAAGAATTGCAATCCTTTCATAGCAGAGCATAAACTACAGGGAAAATTTATAGTACTGTATTCAGGAAATCTGGGGGCCAATCAAAATTCAGAATTGTTTTTAGAATTGGCAATGAAATCGAAAAATCCTGACATTATATTTCTGATCATCGGGGAAGGTTCTCATAAAAAGTTTTTGGAACAAAAAGTTGAAAATCTGAAAATAGACAATTGCATTTTACTGCCATTTTTACCAGCCGAAATCCTTCCCTATTCTTTTAGTGCTGCTGACCTGGCGATTGTTAGTATAGGGCCCGACATTTCTGAATTAAGTATTCCAAGCAAAACTTTCAGTTACATAGCCGCCGGAT is part of the Bacteroidales bacterium genome and harbors:
- a CDS encoding glycosyltransferase family 1 protein; translated protein: MKNKRLKIGIVFNFNPIWMGGIIYIINVIRILDFLDDDEKPEITLFYRQDLKTFADQIKYPYLKKIEWKFPSIINGYLKSWLFHKNFFIEDILNQYSLDALYPLHDFPVRSDGKVKLVSWYADLQHIYYPNFFSKRKIVERTLRIKFILKNTNDLVVSSQAVADDFKRFFKIRKNMNIHIFHFVSVLENIENLDIDTLRSKYKLPEKFFLVSNQFHKHKNHIILLKSLIRLKQTNSDIHIALTGRFPAATYSPYMQELHSLIKENRLEDQISFLGIIPRNEQLFLMKHSQAVIQPSLFEGWSTVIEDAISLQVPIIASSLKVNQEQLGSTGIYFDPHDEEQLADIIANFPIRNLSDRFYEEYNTRIKSAAKVFLKILGV
- a CDS encoding glycosyltransferase; the encoded protein is MKKICLILPDLHKGGMERVMAELACYFYARHKSEIYIILLLNHAKVFYKIPPEVTIIRPSFAFNNNKRIISTIRTLIFVRKTVKQLAPDSILSFGETYNSFVLMSCLFTGFNVFVSDRSRPDKSWGFLQEKLRKILYPGARGIISQTTFSRDFLIKETGHKNILIIPNPITYLVNHSGPKENVILNVGRIIKSKRLDLLLNIFSRCNNENWKLWIVGENETGLQTILSEQSKELRISDKVIFWGKQEDMSRFYNISKIFAFTSESEGLPNVLLEAMSAGLACISFDCIAGPSDLIQNGENGFLVDLYDCNDYVYKLNKLISDDSLQQYFSTNAKSKSQEFDINIIGEKYYNFLQS
- a CDS encoding glycosyltransferase family 4 protein gives rise to the protein MNKILIINQNSGYLMIDLANSLAEKNFDVSLLTGRLIVRNTKLHNSIKLRKILSYNRNTTFSRIISWMIAFIQITWSVKIHYRQHFIIIVSNPPLNAFLPIFVKNRFSYLVFDLYPQILVKKGILRNESFVNRFWMKTNLKVFRQADEIFAITESMAEAIQPYCNNKNIQVVPLWGHNNFFNVPDKNCNPFIAEHKLQGKFIVLYSGNLGANQNSELFLELAMKSKNPDIIFLIIGEGSHKKFLEQKVENLKIDNCILLPFLPAEILPYSFSAADLAIVSIGPDISELSIPSKTFSYIAAGLPLMCISPKNSELERHVRKFNNGESFTIDQIKEMTEFIEDLSGNENKLTAFRRNSLEASKHFSIKNAEIIPDILVNSIFAQ
- the asnB gene encoding asparagine synthase (glutamine-hydrolyzing), producing MCGISGYINLNRQAVENTEAIISMLRTQRHRGPDDSGIRVFNLNNKTSMEVNHKNPTHIEGDYNGVIGFNRLSILDLSVNGHQPMMSPDEKVILTLNGEIYNAFDYKDELINWGYQFKSTSDTEVVLALYLKYGIDGLLERLNGMFAIVIADLSKSIMHIARDRFGIKPMYYIFNNQLFAFSSELKTFRYLPGFSYQIEEDQLNEYMLFRNNLKNTLFKDILVLNPGFYLSVSPDKQPELTSYFKINHFIRNSNSTSSREVYEKMLEICLSKSTRRQLISDVKVGCQLSGGIDSSLVTYYANRNSTNTQFESVSIIFSDPSFNEEPFIDQVSNNLNVPSHKFLLDADYYLKHFEKATWHLEQPINHPNTIGIYLLSQRAKEYVTVLLSGEGADEVFGGYRRYYDISYPFRNKVFFSKLKNILRYPHELKTYIDPAYRAILATAFMPLGIAEKLRNDFDFKSAIKNREALYKKLDGSLFDKQVKYEMMSYLPDLLIRQDKMSMAHSIENRVPFLDNEMVNFAFNTPSKYLLIRKSAEGYNNEKYMLKKIAARIFDNNFAFRNKMGFGIPVRQYFNNPDFNEYLNDKILPGIKTRGIFNYSVVSDWLKKPGNITYQQLESLWIVVAFEIWASIYIDQPYENWNTFIS
- a CDS encoding NAD(P)-dependent oxidoreductase, translating into MKILVTGAAGFIGSAIVPVLKASDHDIYVIDNLTFGRRDIVDVSDSNFYVADIRDARLMDKILDQIQPEIIVHLAAIHFIPYCNAHPYESADVNIRGTINLLNASKKVKSLKKFLFASTAAVYPICDEAVNETHELLPMDIYGLSKLTGERLCTEFYLETGIDTIICRFFNAFGPNETNPHLIPEIEKQLREGARLIKLGNLTPKRDFIHTHDMAAALKQLISLNNTGLGIYNLGRGIEYSVVEIVEAFSRQLNEEIKIEVDPERIRKIEREHLLADVTKLKNTGWQPLLGIDEGIRDLIHNWN
- a CDS encoding acyltransferase; this translates as MKLGRFVSKSSFHLQKNVIGLLTLIDSRLYMKLYNKLLRRHGFKLNGSPRFIAKSARFDDFNRITLGERLVVSMNVHFLTHDYSYTTALIAAGKKPATDIGILRDITIGDNVFIGMNSIILPGTNIGNNVIVGAGSVVRGKIPDFSVVAGNPAIVISNILDFEKKATDRKDNDLIIDKK